In Nitrospira sp., a single genomic region encodes these proteins:
- a CDS encoding enoyl-CoA hydratase-related protein, whose product MPQQLLLTISHHIARVTLHNPPANVLSLSVLKEMEQVLNEVEEDEFVRVVIVTGTGPFFCAGADINELAHLNTVHGGAEFAVRGQAVLNRVERSGKPILAAINGTCVGGGLELALACHIRMAVSGAMMGLPEVKLGLIPGFGGTQRLPRVVGAARAAEMILTGESMPAEEAQRIGLVNRVVPRHELMPQAEAIATLISERGKPAIEAALHATSGGLDIPLSEGLAREAELFGRLCATDDKKEAVQAFLEKRQPKFAGLRET is encoded by the coding sequence ATGCCTCAACAATTATTATTGACCATCTCTCATCACATCGCGCGAGTCACCCTCCATAATCCTCCGGCCAACGTGCTCAGTCTGTCCGTGCTCAAAGAGATGGAGCAGGTCCTGAACGAAGTGGAGGAGGACGAGTTCGTCCGGGTCGTGATCGTAACCGGTACAGGGCCATTTTTCTGTGCCGGGGCCGATATCAACGAGCTGGCTCATCTCAACACCGTGCATGGCGGCGCCGAATTTGCCGTGCGCGGCCAGGCGGTACTCAACCGAGTCGAGCGATCGGGAAAGCCGATTCTTGCGGCCATCAACGGCACCTGCGTCGGCGGAGGGCTGGAACTCGCCTTGGCTTGTCACATTCGGATGGCCGTCAGCGGAGCCATGATGGGGTTGCCGGAAGTCAAGCTGGGCCTCATTCCCGGTTTCGGCGGGACTCAGCGACTGCCGAGAGTCGTCGGAGCGGCACGAGCGGCGGAGATGATCTTGACGGGCGAGAGTATGCCTGCGGAGGAGGCGCAGCGAATCGGGCTTGTCAACCGAGTCGTGCCGCGGCACGAGTTGATGCCCCAGGCTGAAGCGATCGCGACTCTCATTTCAGAGCGGGGCAAACCCGCGATCGAAGCGGCGCTGCACGCGACCAGCGGAGGGCTCGACATCCCCCTGTCCGAAGGGCTGGCCAGGGAGGCCGAATTGTTCGGCCGGTTGTGCGCCACTGACGACAAGAAGGAAGCCGTGCAGGCATTTCTCGAAAAGCGGCAACCCAAGTTTGCGGGCTTGCGAGAGACGTAA
- the meaB gene encoding methylmalonyl Co-A mutase-associated GTPase MeaB has product MTASDLRLSGRKIADVVTLAGEVKAGNARCVARLITLLESRDQAGAAVLRLLDSDSRHGNVIGITGYPGAGKSTVVTQLVAAYRRLGKTVGVLAVDTSSTVTGGALLGDRIRMGNHALDRGVYIRSMATRGHHGGLAPATHEAALVLEAAGYEVILIETIGVGQGEVEIMDVAHTVVAVVAPGLGDEVQAMKAGLLEVAHIVVVNKGDLPGADATLRDLRDCRPTVLRTVATTGEGIPELVAAITEHERFHDLQSPSAREGRGAEQTSVRGEPSRTV; this is encoded by the coding sequence ATGACTGCCTCAGACCTGCGTCTATCCGGACGGAAGATCGCTGACGTCGTGACCTTGGCTGGAGAGGTCAAAGCCGGAAACGCCCGGTGCGTCGCTCGGCTGATTACGCTGTTGGAGAGTCGAGACCAAGCCGGCGCTGCAGTCCTTCGCCTGCTTGATTCAGACTCGCGCCATGGCAACGTAATCGGCATTACCGGCTATCCTGGAGCAGGTAAGAGCACGGTGGTGACTCAACTCGTGGCAGCCTACAGGCGTTTGGGCAAGACAGTCGGAGTGCTGGCCGTCGATACCAGCAGCACCGTCACCGGCGGCGCCTTGCTCGGCGATCGCATCAGGATGGGGAACCATGCGCTCGATCGCGGGGTGTACATCAGGAGCATGGCCACTCGCGGACACCACGGAGGACTCGCCCCGGCGACCCACGAGGCTGCCCTCGTGCTGGAAGCAGCCGGCTATGAGGTCATTCTGATCGAAACTATCGGGGTGGGTCAGGGCGAAGTGGAGATCATGGACGTCGCCCATACCGTGGTCGCAGTCGTGGCGCCCGGCCTGGGTGACGAGGTCCAGGCTATGAAAGCCGGATTGTTGGAAGTGGCTCACATCGTCGTGGTCAACAAAGGGGACCTTCCCGGCGCGGACGCGACCTTGCGTGACCTTCGGGACTGCCGTCCAACCGTGCTCCGAACCGTCGCCACGACAGGCGAAGGGATTCCGGAACTCGTCGCGGCGATTACCGAGCATGAGCGATTTCACGATCTCCAAAGTCCGTCGGCGCGCGAGGGTCGTGGGGCGGAGCAGACATCCGTTCGCGGTGAGCCCAGTCGAACCGTATGA
- a CDS encoding hydroxymethylglutaryl-CoA lyase, producing the protein MLLNSRRSTASRPIRIIEVGPRDGLQHEPAIVSSMDKVSFVNALSRTGVAEIEIGSFVSPQAIPQLADSDEVARKMERHPGVTYSALVPNEKGLERARAAAMEKIAVFTAASETFARRNIRCGVLESIDRFAPVVAHAKRDGMTVRGYISTVTHCPFEGAIDPDRVAEVMQRLLHIGVDEISLGDTIGKAAPNDVRRLLDKTMPHIERSRLSLHFHDTYGMAVANVLAAWMDYGIEAFDTAAGGLGGCPYAPGASGNVATEDVVYALKASGAALVVDEQRVIAAAGQVARALNRPLASRLSRIQADRTSYESVT; encoded by the coding sequence ATGTTGTTAAACAGCAGGCGTAGTACAGCCTCGCGGCCGATCCGCATTATCGAAGTCGGTCCGCGAGACGGACTCCAACATGAACCGGCCATCGTCTCGTCCATGGACAAGGTGTCGTTTGTGAACGCTCTGTCTCGAACAGGCGTGGCGGAAATTGAGATCGGCTCTTTCGTGTCCCCCCAGGCGATCCCGCAGCTGGCCGATTCAGATGAGGTGGCTCGCAAGATGGAACGCCACCCCGGTGTCACCTATTCCGCCTTGGTGCCCAACGAGAAGGGATTGGAGCGGGCGAGGGCCGCAGCGATGGAAAAGATCGCGGTCTTCACCGCAGCCTCGGAGACGTTTGCTCGACGCAACATCAGGTGCGGGGTCCTGGAATCGATCGACCGGTTCGCGCCGGTGGTGGCCCATGCCAAACGGGACGGCATGACCGTGCGCGGCTACATCTCCACCGTGACCCACTGCCCCTTTGAAGGGGCCATTGATCCTGACCGCGTGGCCGAGGTCATGCAACGCCTGCTGCACATCGGAGTCGATGAAATTTCTCTTGGAGACACGATCGGAAAGGCTGCTCCGAACGATGTGCGTAGGCTGTTGGATAAAACAATGCCGCACATTGAGCGAAGCCGGCTCTCGCTGCACTTCCATGACACCTACGGCATGGCCGTGGCCAATGTCCTGGCCGCCTGGATGGACTATGGGATCGAAGCCTTTGATACGGCCGCCGGCGGGCTGGGCGGCTGCCCCTATGCGCCGGGAGCATCCGGCAACGTGGCGACGGAAGACGTGGTCTATGCCTTGAAGGCCTCCGGAGCCGCCCTTGTGGTAGACGAGCAGAGGGTGATCGCGGCAGCCGGACAGGTCGCAAGGGCGCTGAACCGTCCGCTCGCTTCTCGATTGTCGCGCATCCAAGCCGACCGAACCTCGTATGAGTCGGTGACATGA
- a CDS encoding enoyl-CoA hydratase-related protein, whose translation MKNPVAILIESNGGVARVALNRPHKRNAFDAGMVEELCRAFAEVGRDPSVRAIVLAGAGAAFCAGADLDWMRSDGTLSASEAQQDAERLMTMFRAIDECPCPVIARIQGPAFGGGVGMVAACDIAVAVEDATFALSEVRLGMVPAVIAPFLLRKTGESFLRRFCLTGESFSASAAKQSNLVHDVVERTHLDARVDELIQMVLRLAPQAARDTKVLLRRLLALSDDERWSACVDANAHARLSAEAQEGLRAFLERRPPVWTAMPSEQGKSHDVVKQQA comes from the coding sequence ATGAAGAACCCCGTCGCCATCCTGATTGAATCAAACGGCGGTGTGGCCCGCGTGGCGCTGAACCGTCCTCACAAGCGGAACGCGTTCGACGCCGGTATGGTCGAAGAACTGTGCCGGGCCTTCGCCGAGGTAGGTCGAGACCCCTCGGTCCGTGCGATCGTGCTGGCGGGAGCCGGAGCCGCGTTTTGCGCCGGGGCAGATCTCGATTGGATGAGATCGGATGGGACTCTGTCCGCTTCGGAGGCGCAACAAGATGCGGAGCGGCTGATGACGATGTTCCGTGCCATCGACGAATGTCCCTGTCCCGTGATCGCGCGTATCCAGGGCCCGGCCTTCGGAGGCGGAGTCGGCATGGTCGCAGCTTGCGATATCGCCGTGGCGGTCGAGGATGCGACCTTCGCCTTGAGCGAGGTCCGTTTGGGGATGGTGCCGGCGGTGATTGCTCCTTTTCTCCTCCGGAAGACCGGCGAATCGTTCCTGCGACGATTCTGTCTGACCGGTGAATCATTCTCTGCATCGGCCGCCAAACAGAGCAACCTCGTTCACGATGTCGTCGAGAGGACTCATCTCGATGCTCGCGTCGATGAGTTGATTCAGATGGTCCTGCGTCTCGCGCCGCAAGCGGCCAGGGACACAAAAGTGTTGCTCCGCAGACTGCTCGCCCTTTCCGACGATGAGCGATGGAGCGCTTGTGTGGATGCCAACGCACATGCCCGTCTCTCGGCCGAGGCGCAAGAAGGACTCCGGGCTTTTCTTGAACGACGCCCTCCCGTCTGGACGGCGATGCCAAGCGAGCAAGGAAAATCGCACGATGTTGTTAAACAGCAGGCGTAG
- a CDS encoding carboxyl transferase domain-containing protein: MRIIKTSLVTTSEEFSSNVAHYEGLRADLDKHLTLARAGGPADAVALHKQRGKLTVRERVAALLDPDSPWLELSPLAACGMYDEQVPAAGLISGIGFVAGRPCVIAANDATVKGGTYFPMTIKKHLRAQEVALENRLPAIYLADSGGVFLPMQAEVFADKDHFGRIFYNQARMSALGIPQIAVVMGMCTAGGAYMPAMCDENVIVKGTGTIYLGGPPLVKAATGEEVTPEELGGADLHTRLSGVSDHLAENDQDALEICRSIVATLPRRPARRRDGESEEPLYQASDLYGLIPSNPRRTAEAHEVIARLVDGSRFHEFKARYGQTLTCGFARWTGHQVGIVANNGVLLSEAALKGAHFVQLCSQRRIPLIFLQNIAGFMVGKDYEARGIIKDGAKMVQAVATADVPKFTVIIGASHGAGNYAMCGRAYGPRFLFLWPNARTSVMGAQQAANVLATVKRQQREREKLMLSEDEQRKMSESILSQYEREGSPYFSTARLWDDGVIDPLDTRRILGLCLDIGMTAPIRPSHPPVFRM; encoded by the coding sequence GACATCCGAAGAATTCTCGTCGAATGTGGCCCACTATGAAGGCCTGAGAGCCGATCTCGATAAACATCTCACCCTCGCCAGGGCCGGTGGTCCGGCCGATGCCGTCGCCCTCCACAAACAACGTGGCAAGCTGACGGTTCGCGAGCGGGTCGCGGCGTTGCTGGATCCGGATTCCCCGTGGCTCGAACTGAGCCCCCTCGCCGCCTGCGGGATGTACGACGAGCAGGTTCCAGCCGCCGGCCTGATCAGCGGCATCGGCTTCGTGGCGGGACGACCCTGCGTCATCGCCGCCAATGACGCCACGGTCAAGGGCGGCACCTATTTCCCGATGACGATCAAGAAACATCTGCGGGCTCAGGAGGTCGCCCTGGAGAACCGGCTGCCCGCGATCTATCTGGCCGACTCCGGAGGAGTCTTCCTGCCCATGCAGGCCGAGGTCTTTGCGGACAAGGATCATTTCGGACGGATCTTCTACAATCAGGCGCGGATGTCCGCACTGGGCATTCCACAGATCGCCGTGGTCATGGGCATGTGTACCGCGGGCGGCGCCTACATGCCGGCGATGTGCGACGAGAATGTCATTGTCAAGGGAACCGGCACCATTTATTTGGGAGGCCCGCCTCTGGTAAAGGCTGCCACCGGCGAGGAGGTCACCCCTGAAGAACTCGGCGGGGCCGATCTACATACGAGACTGTCCGGCGTGAGCGACCATCTGGCCGAAAACGACCAGGATGCGCTGGAGATCTGCCGGTCGATCGTCGCCACGTTGCCTCGACGGCCGGCCAGACGGCGTGACGGTGAGAGCGAAGAACCGCTCTACCAGGCCAGTGACCTCTATGGACTCATCCCAAGCAATCCTCGGAGGACGGCTGAGGCCCACGAGGTGATCGCCCGGCTGGTGGACGGAAGCAGATTTCACGAGTTCAAGGCGCGCTACGGCCAAACACTGACGTGCGGATTCGCCCGCTGGACGGGACATCAGGTCGGCATCGTCGCCAATAACGGCGTGCTGCTGTCGGAAGCCGCCTTGAAGGGCGCGCACTTCGTCCAGCTTTGCTCCCAGCGACGCATCCCGCTCATCTTTCTACAGAACATTGCAGGGTTCATGGTCGGCAAAGACTACGAAGCCCGCGGGATCATCAAGGACGGCGCCAAGATGGTACAGGCGGTGGCGACCGCCGACGTGCCGAAGTTCACCGTCATCATCGGCGCCTCCCACGGTGCCGGCAATTACGCGATGTGCGGCCGCGCCTATGGGCCGCGATTCCTCTTCCTCTGGCCCAACGCGCGGACCTCGGTGATGGGGGCGCAGCAGGCCGCCAATGTGCTGGCAACCGTCAAGCGGCAGCAACGGGAGCGAGAGAAGCTCATGCTTTCCGAGGACGAGCAGCGGAAGATGAGCGAGTCGATCTTGTCCCAGTATGAACGGGAAGGCAGTCCCTATTTCAGTACCGCCCGCCTCTGGGATGACGGGGTCATCGATCCCTTAGACACGCGCCGCATCCTCGGCCTCTGTTTGGATATCGGCATGACTGCGCCGATCCGTCCGTCGCACCCGCCGGTGTTTCGCATGTGA